Proteins co-encoded in one Halorussus vallis genomic window:
- a CDS encoding pyridoxal-phosphate dependent enzyme — protein MPTDLTCLACDRTYAAGPDEPWRCECGHALEFADRPLPDAPAPDFADLDTRAGLWAFSEFLPVSPAVTLGEGFTPLQEPDSSVWGENVQFKLEYVFPSGSFKDRGATVMLSRAAELGVENVVEDSSGNAGAAVAQYAARAGIDADIFVPADAKPSKLAAIERVGATPVKVEGTRQDVTDACVERVEDGDAWYASHAWNPAFFAGTATFAYEVAAQRDWEVPDAVVAPLGHGTLFLGAYRGFRALKEAGWTDRMPKLLGVQATGYAPVVEELHGSEADATDEANDVADGIQILDPVRKDQILDAVEATDGDAIALGEDPVADALDRLHRGGFYVEPTSAVAPAALAAFRERGALGAEDDVVVPLTGSGLKG, from the coding sequence ATGCCGACCGACCTCACCTGTCTCGCGTGCGACCGCACCTACGCCGCCGGGCCGGACGAGCCCTGGCGCTGCGAGTGCGGCCACGCGCTCGAATTCGCCGACCGACCGCTCCCCGACGCCCCCGCGCCCGACTTCGCCGACCTCGACACCCGAGCGGGCCTGTGGGCGTTCTCGGAGTTCCTCCCCGTCTCGCCGGCGGTCACGCTCGGGGAGGGGTTCACGCCCCTGCAGGAACCGGATTCGTCGGTCTGGGGCGAGAACGTTCAGTTCAAACTGGAGTACGTCTTTCCCTCGGGGAGCTTCAAGGACCGCGGCGCGACCGTCATGCTCTCGCGGGCCGCCGAGTTGGGCGTCGAGAACGTCGTCGAGGACTCGTCGGGCAACGCGGGCGCGGCCGTCGCCCAGTACGCCGCCCGCGCCGGCATCGACGCCGACATCTTCGTGCCGGCCGACGCCAAGCCCTCGAAACTCGCGGCCATCGAACGCGTCGGCGCGACGCCCGTGAAGGTCGAGGGCACGCGTCAGGACGTGACCGACGCCTGCGTCGAGCGTGTGGAGGACGGCGACGCCTGGTACGCCAGCCACGCCTGGAACCCCGCGTTCTTCGCGGGCACGGCCACCTTCGCCTACGAGGTGGCGGCCCAGCGCGACTGGGAGGTGCCCGACGCCGTGGTCGCGCCGCTCGGCCACGGCACGCTCTTCCTGGGCGCCTACCGCGGGTTCCGTGCGCTGAAGGAGGCGGGGTGGACCGACCGGATGCCGAAACTGCTCGGGGTCCAGGCCACCGGGTACGCGCCCGTCGTCGAGGAGTTGCACGGGAGCGAGGCCGATGCCACCGACGAAGCCAACGACGTGGCCGACGGCATCCAGATCCTCGACCCCGTGCGGAAGGACCAGATTCTCGACGCGGTCGAGGCGACCGACGGCGACGCTATCGCGCTGGGAGAAGACCCCGTGGCGGACGCGCTCGACCGCCTGCACCGGGGCGGCTTCTACGTCGAACCGACCTCGGCGGTCGCGCCCGCCGCGCTCGCGGCGTTCCGCGAGCGCGGCGCCCTGGGCGCCGAAGACGACGTGGTGGTGCCGCTGACCGGGAGTGGTCTGAAGGGATGA
- a CDS encoding NUDIX hydrolase has product MTAFAAEYCPHCGTELSTRDVEGRERRYCESCERVVWRNPVPTAGVAVVSDDGVLLTRRAIEPGVGKWSVPGGHLEFDETPAAAAARELREEIGVRVDPADLELLDVFAADSIPGKRIVTIGYAVRREETSGDPEARSEVADVGWFTPASLAERDVELLAPHGERFERAWERLG; this is encoded by the coding sequence ATGACCGCCTTCGCCGCCGAGTACTGCCCGCACTGCGGAACCGAACTCTCGACTCGCGACGTCGAGGGCCGAGAGCGACGCTACTGCGAGTCGTGCGAGCGCGTCGTCTGGCGCAACCCCGTTCCCACGGCGGGCGTCGCGGTCGTCTCCGACGACGGCGTGTTGCTGACCCGGCGGGCCATCGAACCCGGCGTCGGGAAGTGGTCGGTCCCCGGCGGCCACCTGGAGTTCGACGAGACGCCCGCGGCGGCCGCCGCCCGGGAGCTCCGCGAGGAAATCGGGGTCCGCGTCGACCCCGCCGACCTCGAACTGCTCGACGTGTTCGCCGCCGACTCAATTCCCGGAAAGCGCATCGTGACCATCGGCTACGCGGTCCGGCGCGAGGAGACGTCGGGCGACCCCGAGGCACGCTCCGAGGTCGCCGACGTCGGCTGGTTCACCCCCGCGTCGCTCGCCGAGCGCGACGTCGAACTCCTCGCGCCCCACGGCGAGCGATTCGAGCGGGCGTGGGAGCGACTGGGCTGA
- a CDS encoding helix-turn-helix domain-containing protein — MTEDSDVREIAALLEDEYAHAILVHTSQRAMSAPELSEACDASVSTVYRRVERLREHDLLAEHLQLDRDGHHYKTYTARLERITIELEDGAFEMEITYRRENAADRFTDLFEGFR, encoded by the coding sequence ATGACCGAGGACAGCGACGTCCGGGAGATCGCCGCTCTCCTCGAAGACGAGTACGCCCATGCGATCCTCGTACACACGAGCCAGCGAGCCATGTCGGCACCCGAACTGAGCGAGGCGTGCGACGCGTCGGTTTCGACCGTCTACCGGCGGGTCGAACGCCTCCGCGAGCACGACTTGCTGGCCGAACATCTCCAACTCGACCGGGACGGCCACCACTACAAGACCTACACTGCCCGACTCGAACGAATCACCATCGAACTCGAAGACGGCGCCTTCGAGATGGAGATCACGTACCGCCGCGAGAACGCCGCAGACAGATTCACCGACCTGTTCGAGGGGTTCCGATAG
- a CDS encoding DUF7521 family protein, translating into MSELAPLPLGVVPLQTATGGSALVVALALVGLLLTAVLALAVAYRMVRGYRRHRDRARLAMAVGVILLTAGPILVQLVLTNFTDASTAARSAVANASKLLGLCAMLYAIYGVTGRRETATVRVERDIGGDVDTDDSEEVGE; encoded by the coding sequence ATGTCCGAACTCGCACCACTCCCGCTCGGCGTCGTCCCGCTCCAGACCGCGACGGGCGGGTCGGCACTCGTCGTCGCCCTCGCGCTCGTCGGGTTACTGCTCACGGCGGTCCTCGCGCTCGCGGTCGCCTACCGGATGGTTCGCGGCTACCGCCGGCACCGGGACCGCGCGCGCCTCGCGATGGCCGTCGGCGTGATACTGCTGACGGCCGGACCGATACTGGTCCAACTCGTCCTGACGAACTTCACCGACGCCTCGACGGCGGCCCGGTCGGCGGTCGCGAACGCGAGCAAACTCCTCGGCCTCTGTGCGATGCTGTACGCGATATACGGCGTGACGGGGCGGCGCGAAACCGCGACCGTGAGGGTCGAGCGCGATATCGGTGGCGACGTCGATACCGACGACTCCGAGGAGGTGGGAGAGTGA
- a CDS encoding DUF7521 family protein yields the protein MTPVALQSVGTAGDSAGLVFAFAAVTAVAGAFVAFLAYRGYRRNDSRPMLYLAVGIALLTTVPVGLNHALSALTGATDAAILLAITVAHLAGVASILYALTRA from the coding sequence GTGACGCCGGTCGCGCTCCAGTCGGTCGGCACGGCCGGCGACTCGGCCGGCCTGGTCTTCGCGTTCGCCGCGGTGACGGCCGTCGCCGGCGCGTTCGTCGCGTTCCTGGCGTACCGCGGCTACCGGCGCAACGACAGTCGGCCCATGCTCTACCTCGCGGTCGGTATCGCCCTGCTCACGACCGTTCCGGTCGGACTGAACCACGCGCTGTCGGCCCTGACCGGCGCGACTGACGCCGCGATTCTGCTGGCGATTACGGTCGCGCACCTCGCGGGCGTCGCGTCGATACTGTACGCGCTGACCCGGGCGTAG
- a CDS encoding sensor domain-containing protein: MSTETSSPTRDAGHLVSRTLRAPMRRQTYRNLLYLLTRFPLGVGYFVFLSVGFSAGVPLLAVGVGALVLLVTLAVCVQLTRFERALLRRLLGVDVPEPAPVTDGGVLNRTVRFVTDRRTWGAAVYLLSVFVFMNVVLSALASLVGTAASFLLAPLYYRSAPVTAHALGPVPSREFTLDLLFGWDNLLVGLTTTVEVGSWQIQTLPGALAVAVLGAALLVIALQTMNVVAWAWSRYARVMLTAPRYWTTPW; this comes from the coding sequence ATGTCCACGGAAACGTCGTCCCCGACCCGCGACGCCGGCCACCTGGTGAGTCGGACGCTCCGCGCGCCGATGCGCCGCCAGACGTATCGCAACCTCCTCTATCTCCTGACGCGGTTTCCGCTCGGCGTCGGCTACTTCGTGTTTCTGTCGGTCGGTTTCTCGGCCGGCGTCCCGCTGCTGGCGGTCGGCGTCGGCGCGCTGGTGCTACTCGTGACGCTCGCGGTGTGCGTCCAGTTGACCCGATTCGAGCGTGCGCTCCTCAGGCGACTGCTCGGCGTCGACGTCCCCGAACCCGCCCCGGTGACCGACGGCGGCGTTCTGAACCGGACCGTGCGGTTCGTCACCGACCGCCGGACCTGGGGCGCCGCCGTCTACCTGCTGAGCGTGTTCGTCTTCATGAACGTCGTGTTGTCGGCGCTGGCGTCGCTCGTCGGGACCGCGGCGAGTTTCCTGCTCGCGCCGCTGTACTACCGGAGCGCCCCGGTGACCGCCCACGCGCTCGGACCGGTTCCGTCCCGGGAGTTCACGCTCGACCTCCTGTTCGGCTGGGACAACCTCCTCGTCGGACTCACCACGACGGTCGAGGTCGGGTCGTGGCAGATTCAAACGCTTCCCGGTGCGCTGGCGGTCGCCGTCCTCGGTGCCGCGTTGCTCGTAATCGCGCTCCAGACGATGAACGTCGTCGCGTGGGCGTGGAGTCGGTACGCCCGGGTCATGCTGACCGCGCCGCGGTACTGGACGACCCCCTGGTGA